ACGGTGATATCTTGTACGTTAACAATCACAATTCGGCTTTCATCAGTAGCTTCAACCGTACCTAGTTCAAAACGCTTGTGAAGATCGACAACGGGGATAATGTTACCGCGTAAGTTGATGACACCTTCAACATGGTCCGGAGCGTTGGGTACTCTGGTAATTTCCGTCAGTCGCTTGATTTCCTTAACTTGTAGAATGTCTACGCCATATTCTTCTTGACCCAGACTAAACACCACCAATTGTCTTTCCTTGCGCTGCATTGTGGGTCCTCCTTATCCTAGTTTCTTCTCTCTCACCCTGTCTTTACTGGGTTGAGTCTGATGTGCTGCCAGCAAAAGTACTCTGCGGCTGGGGCTAGTGGGCGCCCTTCCGCGGGGCACTATAGGTTGCGTTCAGCCTTTTACAGGATGTTCCAGCCAGGTTGAGTATGCCCGTCGGGTCTAGAATCAAAGCTACTCTGCCGTCGCCTAAAATTGTAGCTCCGCCAATTCCAGGCAGACTACCCAAAAAGCGATCCAAAGACTTGATCACGATCTCACGCTGACCCACTAAATTATCTACAATCAAACCGGCTCGGCTGCTATCACCCCGTACGACCACCACTGACAGCTCCTCAACCGATTCAGTATTTTCCCGGCAGCCAAGAAGTGGCCCCAAGCGGACCAAAGGTACTACTTCGCCCCGCAAAATCATGATTTCCCGCGAACGTATTAGCTTAATGTCTGTTGGTTCTAAGACCTGAATCTCCTCTACAGTTTCTAAAGGCAAAGCAAATATTTCCGCTCCAGTCTCAATCATCAAGGCCTGAATAATGGCTAACGTAAGCGGCAACCGAACACAAAAACACGTTCCCTGATCTTTGGCACTGGTTACTTCTACACTGCCGCCTAGAGAATCAATCTTGTATTGGACCACATCTAACCCAACACCGCGACCCGAGACATCACTTACGCCCTTGGAAGTGGAGAAGCCAGGCAAAAACAGTAGGCGATAGATTTCCTCTACGGTCAGCCGACTGGCCTGGTCAGGGGAAATCAGCTTTTTCTTCTCTGCTCGGTATAGTACCGCCTGCGGATCGATACCTTCGCCGTCATCTTCCA
The nucleotide sequence above comes from Bacillota bacterium. Encoded proteins:
- a CDS encoding chemotaxis protein CheW; this encodes MQRKERQLVVFSLGQEEYGVDILQVKEIKRLTEITRVPNAPDHVEGVINLRGNIIPVVDLHKRFELGTVEATDESRIVIVNVQDITVGITVDAVSEVITLDKSSLAPPPPLVAGIEASFIEAIGKLKDRLLILLNMDRILGLDEVAATKEVTARAAQEGVVE
- a CDS encoding chemotaxis protein CheA, producing ETELDRSVIDEIGDPLVHLLRNAIDHGIEAPGNRQQKGKSAVGKVRLSAGYEGNHVAIMVEDDGEGIDPQAVLYRAEKKKLISPDQASRLTVEEIYRLLFLPGFSTSKGVSDVSGRGVGLDVVQYKIDSLGGSVEVTSAKDQGTCFCVRLPLTLAIIQALMIETGAEIFALPLETVEEIQVLEPTDIKLIRSREIMILRGEVVPLVRLGPLLGCRENTESVEELSVVVVRGDSSRAGLIVDNLVGQREIVIKSLDRFLGSLPGIGGATILGDGRVALILDPTGILNLAGTSCKRLNATYSAPRKGAH